The Chrysemys picta bellii isolate R12L10 chromosome 16, ASM1138683v2, whole genome shotgun sequence DNA window ACTCTCTTACTATGCGCAGTCTCCAGATGGACATGCCCGGACTAGTCTGTGCTCTAGATCAATCTAAACCAAACTGGGTGGCAGGGACAGGCCCTCACTCCACGTCCTAGGCCCTGCACAGCGCTCCATAGGGGTCAGCCCGCCTGCTGGGGGCATCTCCCAGAGCGGCCGGGGGGGGAGCTGTGGAAAGACACGTTCTAGAGCAATTGGATCTAGaccttccccagcccccaaacAGGCGGGGAGGGGGCCGATCAGACAGCAGCCCCCGAGGcacctggggctggcagggggctcagaggcGGCCCCCACGCCGGGGAGGCGGCGCGAGTCTCCCCACAGAGGGACAgggcgctcggggggaggggcaaggcgGAAGGGCCCAGACCGGCGCCCCCTACCGAGGCGGGGAAGAGCAGGACGCTCCCGCCCCCTTGCGTGGCGCCGCTTCCGGCTGGGGACGTGGCTCGGCGCCGCCATCTTGTGGGGCAGCTGGAGGGAGACGCGGCGGCCGCTGCCGAGGCAGCGAGAGACTGAGCGCGCCGGGCCGCACACACGCTCCGCCGCCATGGTAAGGACCAGGCCGcctccccagcctggcctccCGGGTAGCGGGCACTcggaggggctggggccggccgggggacacgaggggaggagctgggcccagccccgaaAAAAGGGGGCACCAGGCCTCTTCGTGCCCCTTCCTAGCGCCTTGCCGCGGGGGCCGCTCCGTGGAAACAGGCCGGTCCACTCACCCGAAGCCCCGAGCCTCCCCACCGGCTTGTGTCTCGCTGTCGCTGCAGCCGTGGTTCTCAGACCCTCGCATGGGCCTGGCCCGCCCTGCGCCCTAGCAGCGGCGGGtgcctttccccggtacagccaGCGGTCCCCTGCGTGTTCATTGCACGCATCCGGGACATGCTGTCGTGCTTGCCCACCTGGGACTGGTCCTCAGAGGAAACGGGGCCTGGGTACGCCTGTGCCCCCTTGCGAAGCAGCCCTCTGCAGGGTTCCCAGACCTTCCTGGAACCAGCCCCAGTGTAACGGAGTGTCTTGGGGCACTCTGCCTCCGGTTCTGCATGGTGCAGACCTCCACTCCCATTCTTCATCACATAAGACCTCTGCAGCAACGACAATAGCTGCTTACAAGGAAAATTAAACTAGTATGGTTTGGATCTCAATCTAATTTGACAGCTGAAAACAAGGAGGACCAGTTACCAGCAAGTGCCTGTGGCCCggagtttgagaacttctggttGGAGCACAGGGTTTGGAGTCAGGATTCTTGTAGTCTTCTTCCCATTGCTGTCTCTCAGAGTGAACTTTGGCATGCTGTTTTGCCTCTGTATAtttgtttccccacctataatCTGGGACTAATGGTACTGATGTGAGAGTACTGAAAATATTGAGTAAAGCAGTTAGCACTTTTCAACTATGAAATCTATGGAAATGCAAAATATTGCACCCTGCAATACATGAGACAAATGGACTAtgtgtatatatgcatatataagATCATGATGCATACATTTGATTAAAATTGGCTGTTTGAATTACGGTATTACCATATACgctttttttaaagtactgtacAGGCAATAGCAACCCTGTGATGTAGATGTTCTCAGTTTTAGGTTGGTAAAATTTGAGATACAGAGCAGTTAAATGGTTTGCACAAAATCACATGAATCAATGACAGGTCTGGGAAAATAATTCATTTGTCCTTACAATCCTGTCCTCAGATCCCTGTCCTTATAGAAAATGCACTTATGTTGGTTTCTTTATATAGTCcatggccaaggttttcaaaactaAACACTGACTTTTAGTTCCCAACTGGAGATAACCATTCTCTGAAAATAAGGTATTTCgcactttctgaaaatcgggTTCCTTTAAGCCATGGCAAATTGGGCATGCAGATAGTGCCATAGTTTAATATTAATCCAGAGTTTGTACAAACATGAAAGAAGAGCTACATGATCTATATATGAACTTAGATCTATACAAATTGTTACTAATCTTGCTTCATGCAAGGGATTTGAAACTGATAGGCAGTtattttattctctttttatGAACTCAGGTATTGTAGCTATTTATATTGTAAAGAGGCTAGCTTGGCTCCTAATTGCAGTAAATTACATTTCACTCTCCTTCCTTTGTAGTAGCATGGCTTGTACACAATTTCAAGCGTGTGTTTTTTATCGCCAAAGATAGTGTGTAATTTGCTTACATTGCTCAATAAATTAGTAAATGGATTTAAAACCGTTTCATACCCTGTTGGAGGTGGTGAAACATCTTGGATTTgatcagagaaaatatttttaattacaacTTGTTAAATGAACTAGAGGAAAATTTGACAAGTCATGACAATCTAGCAAGCAAAGTGCAGCATGAGATAATATACACAAAAGGACAGCTTAATTTAAAAGGACATTAACTTTTGGGATTTCTCCTTTGAATAATTATTCTTCCCTCAAGCTATTTTTGTGatctttgaagttaatgggaaaaaatatttgtactaagggcaaaaaaaaattgaagtaatTTGAACCTTTTCTTAGTAAGCAAAATGTGTATTGCATCAAAATCAAGTGCTGTATAACTTAATCCTTGTTTCAGGTTCATAGATCGTAACTTAATCCCTGTTTCAGGTTCATAGATCGTATCAAATCCTTTCTATTCAAATATTGGGTAGTGACTGAGTATTAGTTTGATATAATTTTTCACTATTCACAGTTCACAGCTCCTTCTACAAGGAATTGCTTTGCTATAACCTTTTATTGCTGGGAAAATGCTGTACTTAATTTAGTGAAGCTAAGAACAATGTACTTTTAAAACAAGTTCCAAACCAAGAATACCTAGTTTAACTTTTGTCCTCTATCCAAAGGCATTGTTTGCATAGCACAATAGGGATTTTAAGTACCTTTAAAAAGGCTTATCCCTTTCACAAATTAGTAGTCTGAAAAGAATTGTTATGGCAGGTTGAAAATTTATCTTACTTTTTTAAACGTGTGTGTCATGTGCTCTCTCCACCCAGAAGATACTGTCCTCTCAGTAACAAAATTGTCAATTAATAAATGGAGCCATCCTTCTAAAACCTAGTTGAATATTCGAGTGGCACATTTGCAGTAttagttaaatctaataaaagaaatccaaacaactGAATCTGGTGTTTGCTAATGTATTCTGTCTTTAAGTACAAACAAGATTTGTAAGCTGCCATATGTAATAGTTCAGCATAGCTTTGGTTATCAATAGGAATTTCTTGAAATATTTGATCTAGTAGCCTTAGATTACTCAGATCACTGGGAAATTTAATATGGTAAAACAGTATTTTCATACTCTAGATCCTTGCAGAGTAGAGACTGAGAATACTGTTAACTTTTCTGAATCGCCTCTCTTGACATGCTTATCAAAGTGCTATGTACATCAAATCAACACTAACAGGCCAATGTCTAAAGCCACATGGTGTGACTGAACAGTGGAATATGCTCAAACCTGACACACACCCTTTTTACAGTCCTATAAGCTGTTCTGTCTGGGTTGTCAATGATTGGGATGAAGCAATGACACATCATCAGCCTTTGCTTCCAAAGTGATAGCTCTTGAGTCAGAGGTATAGTGTCAATTACAGGATCTGTGGTACCTTATAAGCATACAATAACCTGTGACTAGTCCCTTAGGTAAACTTATGTTAAATGCCTGTACAGTTTAAAGGCCTTTTAAGAATATTAAGGCTGTCTTTAGTGTAACCTCAtgatttcttttgtgtgtgtgtttactgtCTCATTCAAGTGATAGTCAGTCAGACTCAGCCATCCTAGGAAAGTTGAAGGCTGTAAGCATTTCATTATTACAATCCTGTCCTTGCTTTCCATTCACAATCCTTTGCTTCATCTGATGGGAGATCCCATCTCCACAAAGGCTGCCAGTCCCTCATACAGAAGTGCCCTTTTAAAGAGGGGCATTACCTGTGAGTGATGCAGTAAGTATGCTTGGTGCATCTGGACTGTCCAGCACCATGCTCTGAGTCCCTACTAGGCAATGGTTCGAGCCTGAGGCTCACTTCTAACCTGTGCATATCATGGATTTGCATTACTCTCTGAGTTGTTGGACTAATGTAAGGACATTGCTGTCTGGATGGGATATAATCAGTTTAATCAAGGCATACAAGTATTATATCCACTATGAATGGCTTGTACAGTGTGCGGTTATGAGCATATTTTGGCAAAGGGTCTTAAATTTGTCTATATTTGATATTTGCAGTATTTGCTTAACCAACAAAGAGCTCAAAATAAAGAAGCAATGGTTGAGTCTTTATGAGACTTCAACAGAATCTGCCTTGTATGGCCAAACAATTCAATTAAGTTACGGTAATCTTTTTCCAGTAGAGAAAAATTATTTGGTAGGAAGTTGCAGGAGACTGATAGAACTATAAGGGATAAATTGGCATCTGTCTCactacttttgaatttcattagtGTGATAACATCTATGAAAAGCCCAAGAGATGCTCAATTAACAGTAAttaatgtttaatattttattagcATAAATGTGTTATCAATTGACTTTTTAAAGGGGTACcgtgaaaagaaaaattaaatttaaacgcATTCCCTCATTTGTTcttaatgtttatattaaaatagaatttaaaaCAATTCTACCTTACTTTTCAGTATCTCTGCTTTTAGATTACTTTTTGCGGTTACTCAGTTTGGATAATAAAGCTTGGCTTGTCAGTTTAATGATAACATTCAGAGCTCTGTGTTTGTTCTACTCCAACTACACAATGTTCCAGTGTGAATTTCCGGTACAACCTGggaatatcatttaaaaaaatccaatttggtgaaaagaatatttaaaagaaatctcATTAAATCCTTTCTGTTGATAGTAGATGTGGTAAAAATATTATAATTTTCCTCAAAGGCTAAATTTTGGGCCTAAACTCCATAAATGTCCCTTTTAAACAAGCTTATCTATGAAAAAGGTAGCAGCATTTTAATAATGGCCAAAGTACTTTGAAGGCATTGCAGGAGATTAGTTTTAGTAGCTGTGTTCTGACACTTGCCCTTTCCATTTGCAAGTGATCTTTTGGTGTGATTGTCTTCAGTGAGGTTACTAATAGTTCAATGTTAATGGAGTATGTAACTTACTTTGCTACTCTAGCAAGTAGCATTTGAGATCCTTTTTTGTGTGCTTGTGCTTTATTAAGTCAACCTGAAAGACTTGTTCAGAACACTTTTGAGATGTTACTGTACCCTACCCCTGTGTTAAAACTAGTCTATGAATTCAGGTTAGTTAGCTATGTCAGCTCTGAACAGAGTGACATGAATTAGTTGGATTTGGGGGATGGGAAGAGCACCAAAAACAGAAGTGGGTCTCCCCCTAGAAGAGTTCTGTTCTCCATGCTAAGAGGAAGCATGGATGAAAAATATACATGTTCATGTACATGTTTTTTATTTATCACTAAGTATGCTTGGCACTATACAGATGAGCATGAATATATGGTCTCTGACCAAAGAGTTTCACCTACACAAACAATTAACATTATCTCAAAGGTTTGTGAGACTGTCTAGTCTCAGAAAATCTGTTTGCTTGATGAATGAAACTAACCACTGCTTGTATTCCCCATAGGTACTCTTGGCGGCAGCCGTCTGCACAAAGGCAGGGAAGGCCATAGTTTCTCGGCAGTTTGTGGAAATGACTCGAACCCGCATTGAGGGGCTGCTGGCAGCCTTCCCCAAACTTATGAACACTGGGAAACAACACACATTTGTGGAGACAGAGAGTGTGCGATATGTATATCAGCCAATGGAGAAGCTGTATATGGTATTGATCACCACCAAAAACAGCAATATCCTGGAAGACCTAGAAACACTCCGGCTCTTCTCTAGAGTGGTAAGACTTTATTCCAAGCTTAGTTGATACAAAATTCAGATGATCTTGTCCAGAAGCAGTCATGTTACAAAGTGCTGTATTGGAGAGCTATTACTGCTGTATCTACTGCCTCATAACAGAATCTGATTTCCTATGGTCCATTAGTGACCCAGAAGTAGTCATTGAGTCTGATCCCATAAGCTTCTGCACTATTCCTTGACTGAGGCCAATATGGAGGAAGTGTCTGGTTTTGAAATAATCAATGAGATTTAAACCAAAACAGCCCAATCCTTTAGTAAATTAACATTTGTTAACAAGTATGTAGTGCTGTAAACAAAACCTTAGTGCCAGTTGTACAAAATAAATAAGTAGAGTGGATTTAATTCACTGTATGCAATTGCTATAGTAGTAATCCTACTGTAAAAATCTATCTGCATATGTATTCATAATGTCTATATAAAGCTTTGTCTGTCAGCCAAATATAGCCAGGGTAACTCCTGGAAATCACAGCTTGGCTTGGTATCTGCTGCCATTTCAGCCTTCTATTGTTAAAATATAGCTTAAATAGAATATTATATTTAAAGTTAGTCTTAAAAATGCATGCTTTAATAGTGACACTCAATCTGCCTATTAAGCAGTGGAAAAAAGCAATGATTGGTTAATGGCTTTAAATAGATAGCATTGGGGTGGCATTTTGGGGCCAGGTGAGGTTGAGAGGGTCACAGAAGTGATGCCTTTGGTTGAAATTAACCCCAGTGCAGATCCTACACGAGGCCTCAGCACCGCTTAAGTCTCACACCATCAAAATAGAATGTAAGTAGTGCATAGGCCTTCTGCTAaatctctgcacaggggtgaattcaCCCTGTACAGGAGGGTTAGCTGAGGTAGTCATCTTCTCTTCCTCTGTGGAAACTCTTCTTTAATTATTCTCCCTAACCAGATTCCCGAATATTGCCGAGCTCTGGAGGAGAACGAGATCTCTGAGCACTGCTTTGACCTGATTTTTGCCTTTGATGAAATTGTTGCCCTGGGCTACCGTGAGAACGTAAACCTGGCACAAATTCGGACCTTCACAGAGATGGACTCGCATGAAGAGAAGGTGTTCCGAGCAGTcagagaggtggggcagagccaTTCCATGTCTTAGTTGTTTGAAATAGTCTGTCGTGTGTCCAGGAATTACTGCTTTTTGTACTGTGAAGTTGCTGTTTATTCCAGGTTTGATCATAACCCTTAATTCTTCAATGATcagatttattttaacattttgtaaACAACCTGTCCTGCCTTCATCTCCTCTTTCTCTCATTGATTAATGCATGGAATAGATCAAAGTCTTAAAGGTCTAGTCAGTCTCTGGTCTTTTTCCTCTAGACTCAAGAGCGTGAGGCAAAGGCTGAAATGCGCCGTAAAGCCAAGGAGTTGCAGCAGGCCCGAAGGGATGCAGAGAGACAGGGCAAAAAAGCACCAGGCTTCGGTGGATTTGGCAGCTCGGCTGTGTCTGGGGGCACAACTGCGGCCATGATCACAGAGACCATTATTGAAACAGAGAAGCCCAAAGTGGCACCAGCACCAGCCAGGTAGGAAACTGGTTCAGGTACACTAGAGCCCTGCCCGGGACTAGTGTAGATccctgcagcaggactggggTCCTGCAGTATCTGTCGCTGTAATAGCAGGAGCGGGATTAAAATGGTCTGGTGCAGGGCTCTAAGATAGAGCACTTCCATCAGCAAGAGAAAAGATATTGTGGACTGTTTGTTAAAATGAGAGTCCAGTTTTAGGTTGTCCTGCTGATTAACTGCTTTGCTAGACAAGTGAAATTAAATGATAGAGGCATGTTAAAAAATGCACATAATGTGTAAGTGAGGGAGGTACCcatggacagtgtgtgtgtgctagTGCTCTCTACTACCTTGTGCATATGTCAGTTTCTTCTTCTAGCTAAGTTAGAGCTTTTCTACCAGCTAATGTGTATTTTGGATGTTTTGAGCTTTCACTTTACTTCATGATTCTGCATGTTTGCAGCTTTCTAGTAATCATGGTGCTTCTATGCATGCGGATGCTGAGTGGAATAAAGATGCTGGAGACTCCCACTGGGTTGTTTTAAAGCAGTATTGATAATTTTTGTAAAGCAGAAACCTCTCTTCTGAACTGGGGTGGATCTGTGCTTGTAGTTCTAACAGTCTAAATTGCTGCCCATGCCTGTCGCAGCCATCATATGATCTCTAGACTGTCCTTTTTATTTATAGGAGTTTTTGTGGCACTCACCACTACAGTATCTAAGTGCCTCATGTACATTAAAGAAGCTAACCTGAGAGATAGATTTGTGAGGCAGGACAGTATGATTTATCCTcagtttacagatgaggaactgaggtatggattaaatgacttgcctaaggtcacagagCAATTGGCAGTGCTGGAAACAGAATCCAGATTTCCTAAGTCCCAGTTCAGTACCTTACCCACAAGACTATCCTTTCTCTTAACGTATCTTGAAAAGGGCTCAAAAAGTAAAAGCTGCGATGTTGGAATGGTCTAATTGTAATGATGTGAAAAAAATTGTGGAAAGATTGTATCTGCTACCATAGTTGTCGGATAGATGCTTACATCTTATTTTTGTCCTTTAGACCATCGGGTCCCAGTAAGGCTTTGAAGCTTGGAGCTAAAGGGAAGGAGGTGGACAACTTTGTGGACAAGCTGAAATCAGAAGGAGAAAATATCATGACCTCTTCTGTAGGCAAGCGGTCCTCAGAGGCAGCCAAGGTTCTCGCTCCACCCATTAACATGGAGAGGTGGGTATTGTCCCGGGCTGTAAGAGGATGCTCTTTTCAGTGTGACTGCAGACTCCAGTGATGGCTTCTAGATCAGTCAGAGCTCTTCactttattttataaaacagatTTCTTCCCACCATTTGATTCTTACATGCTGACCTTTAGCTCTTGTGTAAAATTTTCAAGAAGCTCTGAATTAGTTTAggcaaagtcccattttcaaaagtgacttaggtggttaggagcctaaatctcactgaaagcTATTGGGACTCATGCTCTTAAGTCATTTAGGTGATTTGGAAATTTTACCCCTCATCTTTTATTTCAACTATTCAGcctaatttttccctttctcccaATACTCTTATTTCCTGGTGTCTGCATCCTTCAGATACTTTGAGACAGCTAtcttcccacctcccccatcTGCTGTTAGCTAAGCTATACAAGTTTTTAATAGTTCTTCATACTTCCATTCCTCTGACTCCTTaactatttttgttgcttttgtctgggacttttcagtttgttgGCCGATACCAAGTATTGAGGTGGCTGGATCAGAAATCTGCTTTCCCTGTTCTGAGTGTTGGTGGAATCTTGA harbors:
- the ARCN1 gene encoding coatomer subunit delta is translated as MVLLAAAVCTKAGKAIVSRQFVEMTRTRIEGLLAAFPKLMNTGKQHTFVETESVRYVYQPMEKLYMVLITTKNSNILEDLETLRLFSRVIPEYCRALEENEISEHCFDLIFAFDEIVALGYRENVNLAQIRTFTEMDSHEEKVFRAVRETQEREAKAEMRRKAKELQQARRDAERQGKKAPGFGGFGSSAVSGGTTAAMITETIIETEKPKVAPAPARPSGPSKALKLGAKGKEVDNFVDKLKSEGENIMTSSVGKRSSEAAKVLAPPINMESVHMKIEEKISLTCGRDGGLQNMELHGMIMLRILDEKFARIRLHVENEDKKGVQLQTHPNVDKKLFTAESLIGLKNPEKSFPINSDVGVLKWRLQTTEESFIPLTINCWPSESGNGCDVNIEYELQEESLELNDVVITIPLPSSVGAPVIGEIDGEYRHDSRRNLLEWCLPVIDAKNKSGSLEFSIAGQPNDFFPVQVSFISKKNYCSIQVTKVTQVDGNSPVRFSTETTFLVDKYEIL